A part of Setaria viridis chromosome 8, Setaria_viridis_v4.0, whole genome shotgun sequence genomic DNA contains:
- the LOC117833286 gene encoding stress-response A/B barrel domain-containing protein At5g22580, with translation MAPRSIALALRSSLQSHSECGMGEVKHLCLVKFKEGVVVEDVLKGMADLAAQMDMVKSFEWGQDVLNQEMLTQGFTHVFSLTFASADDLTAYVSHEKHAAFAATFMAALEKVVVIDFPVAIAKPPPQA, from the exons ATGGCGCCACGGTCCATCGCATTGGCACTCCGATCCTCTCTGCAAAGCCATTCGGAGTGCGGCATGGGGGAGGTGAAGCACCTGTGCCTGGTGAAGTTCAAGGAGGGCGTCGTGGTGGAGGACGTCCTCAAAGGCATGGCCGACCTTGCCGCCCAGATGGACATGGTCAAATCCTTCGAGTG GGGGCAGGACGTGCTGAACCAGGAGATGCTGACGCAGGGCTTCACCCACGTCTTCTCCCTCACCTTCGCCTCCGCCGACGACCTCACCGCCTACGTGTCCCACGAGAAGCACGCCGCGTTCGCCGCCACGTTCATGGCCGCACTCGAGAAGGTGGTCGTCATCGACTTCCCCGTCGCCATCGCCAAGCCACCGCCACAGGCGTGA
- the LOC117833285 gene encoding E3 ubiquitin-protein ligase ATL41 produces MGPAMSSSMALALAGFCFSVIFIVFVCSRLACALLRRRSRRAPPLPQFTASHYSFAVPRHSAGGGAGGGLDPAAVANFPTRAFAGGGGGGGGSGASDSSDSDADSQCIICLAEYEEKDVLRTLPYCGHDFHMACIDLWLEQNTTCPVCRISLLGNPDTDSEHTTPPPLHSIVISSPSSPESSRSDPCRCLLVSAGHSSMASEVPRHEPDQENQVASAPSVDGANNMPFSEVNPTPENNSQTVRKQVDRSTQLGPCK; encoded by the exons ATGGGCCCCGCCATGTCGTCGAGCAtggcgctcgcgctcgcggGCTTCTGCTTCAGCGTCATCTTCATCGTCTTCGTCTGCTCCCGCCTCGCCTgcgcgctcctccgccgccgctcccgccgcgccccgcccctCCCGCAGTTCACCGCCTCCCACTATTCCTTCGCCGTCCCACGCCactccgcgggcggcggcgccggtgggggACTCGATCCCGCTGCCGTCGCCAACTTCCCCACCCgcgccttcgccggcggcggcggtggtggtggcggctcgGGCGCCTCCGACTCCTCCGACTCCGACGCCGATTCCCA GTGCATCATCTGTCTTGCGGAATACGAAGAGAAAGATGTGCTACGCACCCTTCCTTACTGCGGTCATGATTTCCACATGGCCTGTATAGATTTGTGGCTGGAGCAGAACACAACCTGCCCAGTCTGTAGAATCTCATTGCTTGGTAACCCTGATACTGATAGCGAACACACCACACCTCCTCCTCTACACAGCATAGTGATAAGCTCCCCAAGCTCTCCTGAATCGTCAAGATCAGATCCATGCCGCTGCCTGTTGGTTAGCGCTGGACATTCATCAATGGCATCAGAGGTTCCTAGACATGAGCCCGACCAGGAGAATCAGGTGGCATCCGCCCCATCAGTGGATGGGGCTAACAACATGCCGTTTTCTGAAGTTAACCCCACGCCTGAGAATAACAGCCAAACAGTAAGAAAGCAGGTGGACAGATCTACCCAGCTAGGGCCCTGCAAATAG
- the LOC117866434 gene encoding serine/threonine-protein kinase AGC1-5 translates to MPPDGDATADLAVDELQSLSFGSSSRSRSASTVSTATASCSTSSSGPLHHLQLPPRSTTPTAAAASTQTIPRLGPVSLSDIRFLRRLGAGDIGSVYLAEVRAKKEKPNSGGGAGVGAVLVAAKVMDRKELEGRNKEGRARTEREILEAVDHPFLPRLYGVAEGDRWSCLLTEFCPGGDLHVLRQRQPHRRFSEAAVRFYAAEVVAALEYIHMVDIVYRDLKPENVLVRADGHIMLTDFDLSLKCDPTAPTPAHVISDPLSSLAGRSAAVSTSCTISSCIVPTVSCFQLFPGRGRSRRRRRWRTKKPSSSNSGNISRFPSGGSGGLELEFVAEPVELRSMSFVGTHEYLAPEIVSGEGHGSSVDWWTLGVFIFELLYGVTPFKGYDNEMTLANIVARALEFPKEPSVSSVAKDLVTALLAKDPARRLGATVGAAAIKRHPFFSGVNWALLRCATPPYVPPPFSLGNNVKGGAAGGGGAGSSANDDGMSDDDDSCPGTPVEYY, encoded by the exons ATGCCCCCCGACGGCGACGCCACCGCGGACCTCGCGGTGGACGAGCTGCAGAGCCTCAGCTTCGgttcctcctcgcgctcccgctccgcctccaccgtctccaccgccaccgcctcatgctccacctcctcctcgggtccactccaccacctccagcTCCCGCCGCGTTCCACGAcgcccaccgctgccgccgcctccacgcaaACAATCCCGCGCCTCGGGCCCGTCTCCCTCTCCGACATCCGCTTCCTGCGGCGGCTCGGCGCGGGGGACATCGGCAGCGTGTACCTCGCCGAGGTCAGGGCGAAGAAGGAGAAGCccaacagcggcggcggcgctggcgtggGTGCCGTGCTGGTGGCCGCGAAGGTGATGGACCGGAAGGAGCTGGAGGGGCGGAACAAGGAGGGCCGCGCGCGCACGGAGCGCGAGATCCTCGAGGCCGTGGACCACCCGTTCCTGCCGCGGCTCTACGGCGTCGCCGAGGGGGACCGATGGTCCTGCCTCCTCACCGAGTTCTGCCCCGGCGGCGACCTCCACGTCCTGCGACAGCGCCAGCCGCACCGACGCTTCTCCGAGGCCGCAGTCAG GTTCTACGCGGCCGAGGTGGTTGCCGCGCTGGAGTACATCCACATGGTGGACATCGTGTACCGCGACCTCAAGCCCGAGAACGTCCTCGTCCGCGCCGACGGCCACATCATGCTCACCGACTTCGACCTCTCCCTCAAGTGCGACCCCACCGCGCCCACGCCCGCTCACGTCATCTCCGACCCGctctcctccctcgccggccgctccgccgccgtgtCCACGTCCTGCACCATCTCCTCCTGCATCGTCCCCACCGTGTCCTGCTTCCAGCTCttccccggccgcggccgcagccgccggcgccggcgctggcgcacCAAGAAGCCGTCGTCGTCCAACAGCGGAAACATCAGCAGATTCCCCTCCGGCGGCAGTGGTGGGCTCGAGCTGGAGTTTGTTGCCGAGCCAGTGGAGCTCCGGTCCATGTCGTTCGTCGGCACGCACGAGTACCTGGCGCCCGAGATCGTGTCCGGGGAAGGCCACGGCAGCTCCGTCGACTGGTGGACGCTGGGCGTCTTCATCTTCGAGCTCCTCTACGGGGTGACCCCGTTCAAGGGCTACGACAATGAGATGACGCTGGCAAACATCGTGGCGCGCGCGCTCGAGTTCCCCAAGGAGCCCTCGGTGTCGTCGGTCGCCAAGGACCTCGTCACCGCGCTACTCGCCAAGGACCCCGCCCGGCGGCTCGGCGCCACGGTTGGCGCGGCCGCGATCAAGCGGCACCCGTTCTTCAGCGGCGTCAACTGGGCGCTGCTCCGGTGCGCCACGCCACCGTACGTGCCGCCGCCGTTCAGCTTGGGGAATAATGTCAAGGGTGGtgcggctggtggtggcggtgccggcAGCAGCGCCAACGATGACGGCatgtcggacgacgacgacagtTGTCCCGGCACGCCCGTGGAGTACTACTAG
- the LOC117866435 gene encoding probable glycosyltransferase 3 encodes MRTPAGGGWLLQPRGSSSKLTQRAINNIRFTLLCAFVTFLVLRGTVGVNRRLVYIAGSDRAPPGAKATEDIERILREIRADSDPDPEPNDDGNTSPSTRATRYYDRGSAWSTANYSLGPRVTRWNARRRRWLHLNPGFPSRDARGNPRVLLVTASPPGPCDDPAGDHFLLRATKNKIDYCRLHGIELAHITARLDGELTGGWAKLPLLRRLMLAHPEVEWLWWVDGDALVTDMGFELPLARYEGAHLVVHGNSYLLFQLRSWVAVSTGSFLIRNCQWSLELLDAWAVMGSRGRARNDAGKLLTATLHGRPAFEADDQSALIHLLITEKERWMEKVYLENEYYLHGHWSGLVDRYEQAMEKHHPGYGDDRWPFVTHFVGCKPCGGGVGRSIRSGGNSSDEYPLDRCVRGMERAFNFADNQVLRLYGFRHESLASAEVRRVTNRSANPLEAKEEAISFLKKPKDPDVKSHDVRRNRKRKGKRDSVLERILKRLGWTPEI; translated from the coding sequence ATGCGtacgccggcgggcggcggatggcTGCTGCAGCcgcggggcagcagcagcaagctcaCACAGCGGGCCATCAACAACATCAGGTTCACCCTGCTCTGCGCCTTCGTCACGTTCCTCGTCCTCCGCGGCACCGTCGGCGTCAACCGCCGCCTCGTCTACATCGCCGGCTCCgaccgcgcgccgcccggcgcaaAGGCCACAGAGGACATCGAGCGCATCCTCCGCGAGATCCGCGCCGACTCCGACCCCGACCCCGAACCCAACGACGACGGCAACACATCGCCGTCGACCCGGGCAACGCGGTACTACGACCGCGGCAGCGCGTGGTCGACGGCGAACTACAGTCTGGGGCCCCGGGTCACGCGGTGGAACGCcaggcgccggcggtggctgcACCTGAACCCGGGGTTCCCGTCCCGCGATGCGCGCGGCAACCCGCGCGTCCTGCTCGtcacggcctcgccgccggggcCCTGCGACGACCCCGCCGGCGACCACTTCCTGCTCCGGGCGACTAAGAACAAGATCGACTACTGCCGCCTCCACGGCATCGAGCTCGCGCACATCACTGCGCGCCTCGACGGCGAGCTCACGGGCGGCTGGGCCAAGCtcccgctgctgcgccgcctcaTGCTCGCGCACCCGGAGGTGGAGTGGCTATGGTGGGTGGACGGCGACGCGCTCGTCACCGACATGGGGTTCGAGCTCCCACTCGCGCGCTACGAGGGCGCCCACCTCGTCGTCCACGGCAATTCCTACCTCCTCTTCCAGCTCCGCTCCTGGGTCGCCGTCAGCACCGGCAGCTTCCTGATCCGGAACTGCCAGTGGTCGCTGGAGCTGCTCGACGCCTGGGCCGTGATGGGGTCCAGAGGCCGCGCCCGCAACGACGCCGGCAAGCTGCTGACGGCGACCCTCCATGGACGGCCGGCGTTCGAGGCCGACGACCAGTCGGCGCTCATCCACCTGCTGATCACCGAGAAGGAGCGGTGGATGGAGAAGGTGTACCTCGAGAACGAGTACTACCTGCACGGCCACTGGTCGGGGCTCGTCGATCGGTACGAGCAGGCGATGGAGAAGCACCACCCGGGTTACGGCGACGACCGGTGGCCGTTCGTCACGCACTTCGTCGGATGCAAgccttgcggcggcggcgtcggcaggTCAATCAGGAGCGGCGGCAATTCCAGTGACGAGTACCCGCTGGACCGGTGCGTCAGGGGAATGGAACGCGCCTTCAACTTCGCCGATAACCAGGTTCTCCGGCTGTACGGCTTCCGGCACGAGTCGCTGGCGAGCGCCGAGGTCAGGCGGGTGACGAACCGGTCGGCGAACCCGCTGGAGGCTAAGGAGGAGGCTATCTCTTTCTTGAAGAAACCCAAGGACCCGGATGTCAAGAGCCATGATGTACGCAGAAATCGAAAGCGCAAAGGAAAGAGAGACTCTGTTCTTGAAAGAATTCTGAAGAGGCTGGGATGGACGCCTGAGatttga
- the LOC117866925 gene encoding probable glycosyltransferase 3, producing MGVAGGGGRMRASSIKKQRQRTMNNIKITLLCGFITVLVLRGTAGFNLLVNSGDPDGAAADAKVVEDIERILAEIRSDSEPDEVVVFVGDGGSSSSSSPSNVTAGGFGNFSFSPSATLIKVKEYSLGPKVSDWDSQRQEWLSRHPEFPSRDARGNPKVLLVTGSPPGPCDNPAGDHYLLKAIKNKIDYCRLHGMDIVHNMAHLDPELTGYWSKIPLVRRLMLAHPEVEWIWWMDSDAIFTDMAFELPFSRYEGRNLVVHGYPDLLFEKRSWISLNAGIFLLRNCQWSLDLLDAWVPMGPRGPSRIEAGKLLTASLSGRPPFEADDQSVLIHLLLIQKDKWMEKVQIETEFYLHGFWTGLVDRYEQMMEEHHPGLGDDRWPFITHFVGCKTCGRYEDYPLERCLRGMERAFNFADNQVLRLYGFQHRSLVSAKVRRVTDPRANPLEAKEAALKMDAKFQRV from the coding sequence AtgggggtggccggcggcggtgggcggatGCGTGCGAGCAGCATCAAGAAGCAGCGGCAGCGGACCATGAACAACATCAAGATCACGCTCCTCTGCGGCTTCATCACCGTGCTTGTCCTCCGCGGCACCGCCGGCTTCAACCTCCTCGTCAACAGCGGCGACCCCGACGGCGCCGCTGCCGACGCCAAGGTCGTCGAGGACATCGAGCGCATCCTCGCCGAGATCCGCTCCGACTCCGAGCCCGACGAGGTCGTAGTCTTCGTCGGGGacggcggctcctcctcctcgtcgtcccccAGTAACGTGACGGCCGGCGGCTTCGGCAACTTCTCGTTCTCGCCGTCGGCGACGCTGATCAAGGTGAAGGAGTACAGCCTGGGCCCCAAGGTGAGCGACTGGGACTCCCAGCGCCAGGAGTGGCTGTCCCGGCACCCGGAGTTCCCTTCCCGCGACGCGCGCGGCAACCCGAAGGTCCTGCTCGtcaccggctcgccgccggggcCCTGCGACAACCCCGCCGGCGACCACTACCTCCTCAAGGCGATCAAGAACAAGATCGACTACTGCCGGCTCCACGGCATGGACATCGTGCACAACATGGCGCACCTGGACCCGGAGCTGACGGGGTACTGGTCCAAGATCCCGCTGGTGCGCCGCCTCATGCTGGCGCACCCGGAGGTGGAGTGGATCTGGTGGATGGACAGCGACGCCATCTTCACCGACATGGCCTTCGAGCTCCCGTTCTCCCGCTACGAGGGCCGCAACCTCGTCGTCCACGGCTACCCGGACCTCCTCTTCGAGAAGCGCTCCTGGATCTCCCTCAACGCCGGCATCTTCCTGCTCCGCAACTGCCAGTGGTCGCTGGACCTGCTTGACGCGTGGGTGCCCATGGGCCCAAGAGGCCCGTCCCGCATCGAGGCCGGGAAGCTGCTGACGGCGAGCCTGTCCGGCCGGCCACCGTTCGAGGCCGACGACCAGTCGGTGCTGATCCACCTGCTGCTCATCCAGAAGGACAAGTGGATGGAGAAGGTGCAAATCGAGACGGAGTTCTACCTCCATGGCTTCTGGACGGGGCTGGTGGACAGGTACGAGCAGATGATGGAGGAGCACCACCCGGGGCTCGGCGACGACCGCTGGCCGTTCATCACGCACTTCGTCGGGTGCAAGACCTGCGGGAGGTACGAGGACTACCCGCTGGAGCGGTGCCTGAGGGGGATGGAGCGCGCCTTCAACTTCGCCGACAACCAGGTGCTCAGGCTCTACGGCTTCCAGCACCGGTCGCTGGTGAGCGCCAAGGTCAGGAGGGTCACCGACCCGAGGGCCAACCCGCTCGAGGCCAAGGAGGCCGCGCTCAAGATGGACGCCAAGTTCCAGCGCGTCTAG
- the LOC117866922 gene encoding IQ domain-containing protein IQM3, translating to MDDAAATKLQKAYRGYRTRRKLADSAVVVEELWWQALNFARLNHSTISFVEPKPKSVASHWNRVSLKASKVGQGLSRDSKALKLASQHWLEAIDPQHRSGHNLHFYYDFWCQSQASQPFFYWLDVGNGKYIDLPECPRTLLKKQCIKYLGPREHELYEYIINEGKVIHKQSGEPLDTSQGPEEAEWIFVMSTARKLYSGKKEKGVFQHSSFLAGGAIIAAGKLTAENGVIKSIVTYSGHYKPSMENLVNFMKFLEESGVDLKEIKARPFTKDDCCDDPTPNDTQNIVVSANTPQVVLSPNTMEGDEGKDAPEEQAKLTYQRTLSGGLRSPKAAIDVPQKAILERIKSKSESKSYQLGHKLSMKWSTGAGPRIGCVNDYPAEIRMQAMEMVDLSHRPRA from the exons ATGGATGACGCGGCGGCGACCAAGCTGCAGAAGGCGTACCGTGGCTACCGGACCAGGCGGAAGCTCGCCGATTCCGCCGTCGTTGTAGAAGAGCTCTG GTGGCAAGCGCTGAACTTTGCACGGCTCAACCATAGCACTATCTCCTTCGTTGAACCCAAGCCTAAGAGTGTAGCATCACATTGGAATCGAGTTAGCCTCAaagcatctaag GTTGGTCAAGGTCTCTCTAGAGATAGCAAGGCTCTCAAGTTGGCTTCACAGCACTGGCTCGAGGCT ATCGATCCACAACATCGGTCTGGGCACAACCTGCACTTCTACTATGATTTTTGGTGCCAAAGCCAAGCCAGCCAGCCCTTCTTCTATTG GCTTGATGTTGGGAATGGAAAATATATTGATCTCCCTGAGTGTCCAAGAACTCTGCTTAAGAAGCAATGCATAAAATACCTCGGTCCT CGAGAGCATGAGCTCTATGAATACATCATTAATGAGGGAAAGGTTATCCATAAGCAATCTGGAGAACCACTTGATACAAGCCAAGGTCCTGAAGAAGCTGAGTGGATTTTTGTAATGAGCACAGCAAGAAAACTTTATTCTGGCAAG AAGGAGAAAGGTGTATTTCAGCACTCTAGCTTTTTAGCAGGAGGTGCTATCATAGCTGCTGGAAAACTTACAGCAGAAAATGGAGTGATCAAG TCCATCGTGACCTACAGTGGTCATTACAAGCCAAGCATGGAGAACCTCGTCAATTTCATGAAATTCCTTGAAGAGAGTGGGGTTGATCTCAAAGAAATCAAG GCACGTCCATTCACCAAAGATGACTGCTGCGACGATCCAACGCCTAACGATACACAGAACATTGTCGTTTCTGCCAATACCCCACAAGTGGTTCTCTCTCCAAACACAATGGAAGGTGATGAAGGCAAGGATGCTCCTGAAGAACAAGCCAAGCTAACATACCAAAGAACCTTATCAGGTGGTTTGCGTAGCCCAAAAGCTGCCATTGATGTCCCGCAGAAGGCAATTCTTGAGAGGATAAAATCCAAGAGCGAGTCTAAATCTTACCAGCTTGGGCACAAGTTGTCCATGAAATGGAGCACTGGGGCTGGTCCAAGGATTGGGTGTGTGAATGATTATCCAGCTGAGATCAGAATGCAAGCAATGGAAATGGTAGACCTGTCACACCGGCCTAGAGCATGA
- the LOC117833561 gene encoding uncharacterized protein, which translates to MASNKSSIASPALMFLAVAALILATSVRAQTPAPTPAPTPAPAPVPAPTPTPTPAPTPAPTPAPTPAPTPAPTPAPTPAPTPAPTPAPTPAPTPAPVPTPAPAPSQGPCPSGFPNLAALVLAKPVYLRRGIVLTLFPKPVPQGTSTKVCVCFPSTNITIVGLVKPNLAGPYTCVRGQSLNVLP; encoded by the coding sequence ATGGCATCCAACAAGTCCTCCATAGCTTCCCCTGCTCTCATGTTCCTAGCCGTGGCAGCACTCATATTGGCCACTTCTGTGCGGGCCCAGacacccgctcctacgccggcACCGACTCCAGCTCCAGCGCCGGTGCCGGCCCCTACACCTACGCCTACTCCAGCACCAACCCCGGCTCCGACGCCTGCACCGACGCCAGCACCCACTCCAGCTCCGACGCCTGCACCGACTCCAGCTCCGACGCCAGCTCCGACGCCAGCACCCACTCCAGCTCCGACGCCAGCACCTGTGCCCACGCCTGCCCCGGCACCATCCCAAGGTCCTTGTCCTTCTGGCTTCCCTAACCTCGCCGCGCTTGTATTAGCGAAGCCGGTGTACCTTAGACGCGGTATCGTCCTGACTCTCTTCCCTAAGCCGGTCCCCCAAGGCACCAGCACCAAAGTATGCGTGTGCTTTCCCTCTACTAACATCACCATCGTCGGCCTCGTCAAGCCCAACTTGGCTGGCCCCTACACATGCGTGCGTGGGCAGAGCCTGAACGTACTTCCATGA